Proteins from a single region of Pseudopedobacter saltans DSM 12145:
- a CDS encoding TonB-dependent receptor: protein MKLAMLIAFFTPIFLFAQESVLTGKITDASSSDVMVGASVTLKDYNVTTQTNGSGGFTFKNLKNGRYLLQVSYIGFKPLEKVVQVNGNTHISLSLEKALLLADEVIVNATRASANSATTFKNINKEEIEKNNFGQDIPYLLNQMPSMVVSSDAGAGVGYTSMRVRGSDATRVNVTINGIPYNDAESQGSFFVNLPDFASSVDNMQLQRGVGTSTNGAGAFGASLNIQTSVLTDSAYAEINNAAGSYGTLKNTVKVGTGLINGKWTFDGRLSRIISDGYIDRGSSNLKSYYLSGAYYGKKSILRAVTFSGQEKTYQAWNGIPEAKLKGSQADLLDHYYRNQGDLYNTVEDSLNLFNSDPRKFNMFSYKNQTDNYTQNNHQLLYSKEINNQLSFNGALHYTKGAGYYEEYKYGQKFNKYGLTPITINGTTINKTDLVRRRWLDNHFYGLTYALNYRPSNIFDFVLGGAYNEYKGEHFGEVIWARYASQTENDYRYYDNDATKKDFNVFGKATAKFNQLNLFADLQYRRVDYTFVGKDHNGVDLEQNAVSNFFNPKVGATYQLDEKSNIYASYAIANKEPSRKDYTESSTNSRPKPEQLHDIELGYRYLRNNVTAGLNLFGMFYKDQLILTGEINDVGSYVRSNVDDSYRIGVEFDSKWAVSPKFSWGVNASLSDHKIKEFHEFFDEYDANFAPIGQQENVYKNTNIAFAPKFIAGNEFAYKPCKGVEAAFISKYVSKQYLDNTSNEARKLDAFFVNDIRLGYQFQALGLRNIGLALQVNNIFNEKYESNGYTYGYIFDGNLVTENFYFPQAGTSFMFSLNVKF from the coding sequence ATGAAATTAGCGATGTTGATCGCTTTCTTCACACCCATTTTCTTGTTTGCACAAGAATCTGTTTTGACGGGTAAAATTACCGATGCGTCTTCATCAGATGTCATGGTTGGAGCTTCTGTTACATTAAAGGACTACAATGTAACAACACAAACAAATGGAAGCGGAGGTTTTACATTTAAGAATTTAAAAAATGGAAGATACCTTCTTCAGGTTTCCTACATTGGGTTTAAGCCTTTAGAAAAAGTCGTTCAAGTAAATGGCAATACACACATTAGTCTTAGCCTGGAAAAAGCCTTATTGCTAGCAGACGAAGTTATTGTAAACGCAACCAGAGCTTCGGCAAATTCGGCAACCACATTTAAGAATATCAATAAAGAAGAAATAGAAAAAAACAACTTTGGGCAGGATATTCCCTATCTATTGAATCAAATGCCTTCCATGGTTGTTTCTTCTGATGCCGGAGCTGGCGTTGGTTATACCTCTATGCGCGTTCGCGGCTCTGATGCTACACGAGTAAATGTCACTATTAATGGCATCCCTTATAATGACGCTGAAAGTCAGGGTTCTTTCTTTGTTAATCTTCCCGATTTTGCTTCTTCGGTTGACAATATGCAGCTGCAAAGAGGTGTTGGCACATCTACAAATGGTGCTGGTGCGTTTGGTGCAAGCCTGAATATCCAAACCTCTGTCCTTACAGATTCTGCTTATGCCGAAATTAACAATGCTGCAGGTTCTTACGGAACATTAAAAAACACCGTAAAAGTTGGTACCGGATTGATCAACGGAAAATGGACTTTTGACGGCCGTTTATCCAGAATTATCAGTGACGGATACATCGACAGAGGTTCGTCCAACTTGAAGTCTTATTACCTTTCTGGTGCTTATTATGGAAAGAAAAGTATTCTTAGAGCAGTTACTTTCTCTGGACAGGAGAAAACCTATCAGGCATGGAACGGTATACCAGAGGCTAAACTGAAAGGTAGCCAGGCTGATTTATTAGATCATTATTACCGTAACCAGGGTGATCTTTATAATACCGTTGAAGATTCTTTGAATCTATTCAATTCTGATCCAAGAAAATTCAACATGTTCAGCTATAAAAACCAAACGGATAACTATACGCAGAACAATCACCAGCTTTTGTATTCTAAAGAAATCAACAACCAATTAAGTTTTAATGGTGCTTTACATTATACTAAAGGCGCAGGTTATTACGAAGAATACAAATACGGACAAAAGTTCAATAAATACGGATTAACTCCGATTACAATTAACGGAACAACAATTAATAAAACAGATTTAGTTAGAAGACGCTGGTTGGATAACCACTTTTATGGCCTAACTTATGCTTTAAATTACCGTCCTTCTAATATTTTCGATTTTGTTCTTGGTGGTGCATATAACGAGTATAAAGGAGAACATTTTGGCGAAGTCATCTGGGCAAGATATGCATCACAAACAGAAAACGACTATCGTTATTATGATAACGACGCTACGAAAAAAGACTTCAACGTTTTTGGAAAGGCAACAGCTAAATTTAATCAACTGAATCTTTTCGCCGATTTACAATACAGAAGAGTAGATTATACTTTTGTTGGAAAAGATCATAATGGAGTAGACCTTGAACAAAATGCGGTATCTAATTTCTTTAATCCTAAAGTAGGTGCAACTTATCAATTAGATGAAAAAAGTAATATTTATGCTTCTTATGCCATAGCGAATAAGGAACCTAGCAGAAAGGACTACACAGAGTCGTCTACAAACAGCAGACCAAAACCAGAGCAATTACATGATATTGAGCTTGGATACCGATATTTAAGAAACAATGTTACTGCCGGTTTGAATCTATTCGGCATGTTCTATAAAGACCAGCTGATACTAACTGGAGAAATTAATGACGTGGGCTCTTATGTTAGAAGCAACGTAGACGATAGCTATAGAATCGGAGTTGAGTTCGATTCGAAATGGGCGGTATCACCTAAATTCTCATGGGGCGTAAATGCAAGCTTAAGCGATCATAAGATTAAAGAATTTCATGAATTTTTTGATGAATACGATGCCAATTTCGCGCCTATTGGACAACAAGAAAATGTTTACAAAAACACCAATATTGCTTTTGCACCAAAGTTCATAGCTGGAAATGAGTTTGCTTATAAACCTTGCAAAGGTGTAGAAGCGGCTTTTATTTCTAAATATGTAAGCAAGCAATATTTGGACAATACCTCAAACGAAGCTCGTAAATTAGATGCATTTTTTGTAAACGATATCAGATTGGGATATCAGTTCCAAGCTTTGGGATTAAGAAATATTGGTCTTGCTTTACAAGTAAACAATATATTCAACGAGAAGTATGAGAGCAACGGTTATACTTATGGATATATTTTTGATGGGAATCTGGTTACAGAGAACTTTTATTTCCCTCAGGCAGGTACTAGCTTTATGTTTAGCTTGAATGTGAAGTTTTAA
- a CDS encoding beta-N-acetylhexosaminidase, translating into MMKHKIKLLVFFYFCSILWVFGAKDRLNIIPYPNKVQIYEGFCDLSKGVNVVGGELIKKQTYSSLEHDFGILQNKSGIKLSFLISPEITNKEGYVLNIDYNAINIKASSKEGHFYALQTLKQLVSNKKLPRVEIIDEPRFSWRSFMLDEARYFHGKKVVKNLLDEMAALKMNTFHWHLTDDAGWRIDIKKYPLLTKIGAKRDSTQIEDPTLQVPGETGDPAYDEFLRRYQSNKFDGKLHQGYYSHSDIKEIVAYARDRGIQIIPEISMPGHASAAIAAYPWLGTLDQKIKVPTRFGVMENVFDPSSKKTIQFFKDVLAEVSSLFPAPYIHIGGDEVKHNQWKASENITKYMTENNLKNYKDVQVKFTNEISDYVEKELGKSIIGWSEILGVDTHVWQKDTGKVTQQLSKNAIVQFWSGNKDILKYALDNNYKVVNSYHEDTYLNYSYDQLPLKKSYSLQVVPQGYERSSVIGLGCQLWTEWISDMAAIQYHIFPRIAAYAELGWTKEEYRSYDRFLLNLKPLVNKWKEKGYNLPENEFN; encoded by the coding sequence ATGATGAAGCATAAAATAAAGTTATTAGTCTTTTTTTATTTCTGCAGTATACTGTGGGTATTTGGAGCAAAAGACAGGTTAAATATTATACCCTACCCAAATAAGGTACAAATATATGAGGGTTTTTGTGACCTTTCTAAAGGGGTTAACGTTGTTGGAGGTGAATTGATTAAAAAACAAACTTACTCTTCTTTAGAACATGATTTTGGGATTTTACAGAATAAGAGCGGTATTAAATTATCCTTCCTAATATCTCCAGAAATAACCAATAAAGAGGGATATGTTTTAAATATAGATTATAACGCTATAAATATAAAAGCCTCAAGTAAAGAAGGTCATTTTTATGCTTTGCAAACATTGAAACAGCTTGTTTCTAATAAAAAATTACCTCGAGTAGAAATTATTGATGAGCCGCGGTTTTCTTGGAGGTCCTTTATGTTGGATGAAGCGAGATATTTTCACGGGAAAAAAGTTGTTAAGAATTTGTTAGATGAAATGGCGGCTTTAAAGATGAACACGTTTCATTGGCATTTAACAGATGATGCGGGTTGGAGAATTGACATTAAAAAATATCCTTTATTAACTAAAATTGGAGCTAAGAGAGATAGTACACAAATTGAAGACCCAACGCTGCAAGTGCCGGGAGAAACAGGAGATCCAGCATATGATGAGTTTCTTAGAAGGTATCAAAGTAATAAATTTGACGGAAAACTTCATCAAGGATATTATAGTCATAGCGACATTAAAGAAATAGTTGCTTATGCAAGAGATAGAGGTATTCAAATAATCCCAGAAATTAGTATGCCAGGACACGCTTCCGCGGCGATAGCGGCTTATCCGTGGCTAGGGACACTTGATCAAAAAATCAAAGTGCCTACCCGTTTTGGAGTTATGGAAAATGTTTTTGACCCATCATCAAAGAAAACCATTCAATTTTTTAAAGATGTACTTGCAGAAGTTAGTTCGCTTTTTCCGGCACCATATATTCATATAGGAGGGGACGAAGTAAAACATAATCAATGGAAAGCCTCAGAAAACATCACCAAATACATGACGGAAAATAATTTGAAAAATTATAAAGATGTTCAAGTGAAGTTTACCAATGAGATAAGTGATTACGTTGAGAAAGAGCTAGGGAAAAGTATTATCGGGTGGAGCGAAATATTGGGCGTAGATACACACGTTTGGCAAAAGGATACAGGGAAAGTAACTCAGCAATTGTCAAAAAATGCCATTGTTCAGTTTTGGTCAGGGAATAAGGATATTTTAAAATATGCTTTAGACAATAACTATAAAGTTGTCAATTCTTATCATGAAGATACCTATCTGAACTATTCTTACGATCAGTTACCGCTTAAAAAATCTTATTCACTTCAAGTGGTTCCGCAAGGATATGAAAGATCTTCAGTAATTGGGTTAGGCTGTCAATTATGGACAGAATGGATTTCAGATATGGCAGCAATTCAGTATCATATATTTCCAAGAATAGCAGCTTATGCTGAGTTAGGCTGGACAAAGGAAGAATATAGGTCTTATGACAGGTTTTTGCTTAATCTTAAGCCTCTTGTGAACAAATGGAAAGAAAAAGGATATAATCTTCCTGAAAATGAGTTTAATTAA
- a CDS encoding family 78 glycoside hydrolase catalytic domain, translated as MKNIHRHIFLMPLIILLCVVEAFSQQKTGSIKPVQLRCEYLENPLGLDLEKPRLSWVLQPVRDTEYGQMQTAYRIIVASSVDLLEKSQGDVWDTKWVTSDQMQLIDYSGKALVSDRTYFWKVKVKDEKGRESAWSDLAFWSTGLFDQKDWSAKWIGSDELYDKSSSTNNISDPWFRKSFELNKKPGKASLFVASVGYHEVYVNGERIGDHVLAPAVSNHTKRARYIAYDIADKLVKGKNVIAVWLGTSWSIFPGYILNDDRPLTPIVKAQVAVYEESNPSFNIRPITRISTDETWKTKPSPNKLLGKWDFKRMGGEIWDARLEDKSWNQIKCDESKWKPSIVYPTKLILSSQAVEHNRVFEEIKPVNIKKRKDGSYRVDMGVNFAGWTQVNVSGTPGDTIKFQYSEREQNNMTFGLHSAYVLNQSGTGTFTNRFNYSSGRWITVKGLKKELTAEDVKGWMVRTDFKNASSFQSSDTLQNWMYDRIKWTFENLSLGGFIVDCPQRERMGYGGDAHATSETGMFNYQMGAFYTKWMEDWRDVQGTESMVGDMLDTSYARKHVTSGRILNNGVIPHTAPTIWGGGGPAWGGIVITLPWFMYQHYGDIQVLEKNFEMMKGWLSFLDTHVEGNLMRRFGGEWDFLGDWLWPNATAEGMNNDSPQNLCLNNSYYIFNLRTAAKVARLIGKNDDAAIWEKKAELSSKAVNEMFYNKNDYSYSDGTMSNLAAALLAEVPPKELREKVLKRLEKEILEVRKGHIHAGITGGALLFKLLRDEGRDDLIYSITSKKTYPSWGYMKDNDATTIWEMWEKDLPGHSLLHSSYLYPGAWFIDGIGGIRRHPDYVGFKHFIIRPPAYQATEIKSAQTKFESPVGGIEVNWERIGKQLSLEVVVPPNSVGVLQLKPQDIIDISKYKTVKKLPNTGDLLQYEILPGKYSFK; from the coding sequence ATGAAGAATATACATAGGCATATTTTTTTAATGCCTTTGATAATATTATTATGCGTAGTAGAGGCTTTTTCTCAGCAAAAAACAGGGTCTATTAAACCTGTTCAACTTCGATGCGAATATCTCGAAAATCCTTTAGGATTAGATTTAGAAAAGCCTCGTCTAAGCTGGGTTTTACAACCTGTTCGAGATACCGAGTATGGTCAAATGCAAACTGCATATAGAATAATTGTAGCGTCAAGTGTAGATTTATTAGAAAAATCTCAGGGTGATGTTTGGGATACAAAATGGGTAACATCGGATCAAATGCAGCTTATTGATTATTCAGGAAAAGCCCTTGTTTCAGATCGTACTTATTTTTGGAAAGTAAAAGTTAAGGACGAAAAAGGCAGAGAATCTGCTTGGAGTGATCTGGCCTTTTGGAGTACTGGTTTGTTTGATCAAAAAGATTGGTCTGCAAAATGGATTGGAAGTGATGAACTGTACGATAAATCTTCGTCTACAAACAATATATCTGATCCATGGTTTCGTAAATCTTTCGAATTAAATAAAAAACCGGGGAAAGCATCTTTATTTGTGGCTTCTGTTGGTTATCATGAAGTTTATGTAAACGGAGAGCGTATTGGAGATCATGTTTTAGCGCCAGCGGTCTCTAATCATACCAAAAGAGCGAGATATATTGCGTATGATATTGCAGATAAACTTGTAAAAGGTAAAAATGTAATTGCTGTTTGGTTGGGCACATCCTGGTCTATATTTCCCGGATACATTTTAAACGATGACCGTCCGCTTACTCCAATAGTAAAAGCACAGGTTGCTGTTTATGAAGAAAGCAATCCATCGTTTAACATAAGGCCTATTACCCGTATTTCTACTGATGAGACCTGGAAAACTAAACCAAGTCCTAATAAATTGTTGGGTAAATGGGACTTTAAGCGAATGGGTGGCGAGATTTGGGATGCCAGACTTGAAGATAAATCATGGAACCAAATAAAATGTGATGAAAGTAAGTGGAAGCCGTCAATTGTATATCCAACTAAACTCATATTATCTTCTCAAGCCGTAGAACATAATAGAGTTTTTGAAGAAATAAAACCGGTTAACATAAAAAAAAGAAAAGACGGTTCTTATAGAGTAGACATGGGAGTAAACTTCGCCGGATGGACTCAGGTAAATGTGAGCGGAACTCCGGGAGATACCATTAAATTTCAATACTCAGAAAGAGAGCAAAATAACATGACCTTTGGTTTGCATAGTGCCTATGTGCTTAATCAAAGCGGAACGGGAACTTTTACAAACCGTTTTAACTATAGTTCTGGTAGATGGATTACTGTTAAAGGGTTGAAAAAAGAATTGACAGCTGAAGATGTTAAAGGATGGATGGTGCGAACGGACTTTAAGAACGCATCCAGTTTTCAAAGTTCAGACACTTTGCAAAATTGGATGTATGATCGTATAAAATGGACTTTCGAAAATCTCTCATTAGGCGGTTTTATTGTAGATTGTCCACAGCGAGAAAGAATGGGCTACGGAGGAGATGCGCATGCAACCAGCGAAACGGGGATGTTTAATTATCAAATGGGCGCATTTTACACCAAATGGATGGAAGACTGGAGAGATGTGCAGGGAACAGAGTCTATGGTTGGAGATATGCTTGATACCAGTTATGCAAGAAAGCATGTTACAAGTGGCAGAATCTTGAATAATGGTGTAATACCTCATACAGCACCAACTATTTGGGGAGGTGGAGGACCAGCGTGGGGTGGTATCGTGATTACTTTGCCATGGTTTATGTATCAACATTATGGTGATATTCAAGTTTTGGAAAAGAACTTTGAAATGATGAAAGGCTGGCTGTCATTTTTAGACACCCATGTAGAAGGAAATTTGATGAGAAGATTTGGAGGAGAATGGGATTTTCTGGGAGATTGGTTATGGCCTAATGCTACAGCAGAGGGAATGAATAATGACTCGCCCCAGAATCTATGCTTAAACAACTCTTATTACATTTTCAATTTGCGAACTGCGGCAAAAGTAGCTCGGCTTATAGGTAAGAACGATGATGCGGCTATTTGGGAGAAAAAAGCGGAGTTATCGTCAAAAGCTGTTAATGAAATGTTTTATAATAAAAACGATTATAGCTATTCTGATGGTACTATGTCAAATCTTGCTGCGGCATTATTGGCAGAAGTTCCTCCTAAAGAATTGAGAGAGAAAGTGCTTAAACGCCTAGAAAAAGAAATTCTTGAGGTTAGAAAAGGCCATATTCATGCGGGAATTACAGGAGGTGCGCTATTGTTTAAATTGTTGAGAGATGAAGGCAGAGATGATCTTATTTATTCTATAACTTCAAAGAAAACATATCCAAGTTGGGGTTATATGAAAGATAACGATGCGACTACAATTTGGGAAATGTGGGAAAAGGACTTGCCAGGGCATTCTTTATTGCACAGTTCGTATTTATATCCGGGAGCATGGTTTATTGATGGGATTGGTGGAATTAGAAGGCATCCTGATTATGTCGGTTTTAAGCATTTTATAATAAGACCACCAGCTTATCAGGCAACTGAAATTAAGAGCGCTCAAACTAAGTTTGAATCTCCTGTGGGAGGTATTGAAGTTAATTGGGAGAGAATTGGAAAACAATTATCATTGGAGGTTGTGGTACCTCCTAATAGTGTTGGGGTATTACAGTTAAAACCTCAGGATATTATTGATATAAGTAAATATAAAACGGTTAAGAAATTACCTAATACGGGAGATTTGCTACAATATGAAATTTTACCGGGTAAATATAGTTTTAAATAA
- a CDS encoding M16 family metallopeptidase, with amino-acid sequence MVKYSYITIAALTLAVSACTPKVKVESPQAVQQTLSKAIPTDSNVVIGKLSNGLTYYIRKNTEPKNRAELYLVNKIGSIVEDDDQLGLAHFTEHMAFNGTRDFPKNELINYLQKAGVRFGADLNAYTGFDQTVYQLPLPTDSANLFKKGFDILSNWAGFVTFDDFEIDQERGVIIEEDRQRGKNAQERMTKQILPVLLANSRYAERLPIGKVDILKSFKYEAIKRFYKDWYRPDLQAVIAVGDFDIAEVEQLIKENFSELKNPENARNREAYGLPGNKEPLVKIVTDPEYPYNVASVTYKHQEVVEKTEADLLLKMETGLINEMLSNRLNEILQKGNAPFVFAQSSYGAFQGGLANADAFSSFVVAKDGTGLKNATEAVLAENIRMKKFGFTETELTRAKTNLLTAIEKQYKEKDKTQSSVYVDAYTENFLKGQAIPSIDFVFSFYKANMDQITLNNVNKLAAGMVTDENMIAIIQAPDKEKANLPTDAEFLSWIKNAGTNVTAYVDEVIDQPLMANKPAAGQIISEKKVVEIGVTELNLSNGIKVVLKPTDFKNDQILFTASKNGGSSLASDADFRSAEMADGLVDASGIANFDPVQLGKLLTGKSLSVTPFISNYKEGIKGSSSPKDIETTFQLIYLYFTQPRKDVNIFNTQIEETKAVLANRSSNPTSVYQDTISAVLNNYHKRANVVTEGELKNISLDKALDFYKQLFSNAADFTFTFVGNFDEAEMKELLKTYIASLPAKPAEKSNYKDLGFYPAKGKLVKKVYKGLEDKASVLLVYHGDYEYSREANMQLNALKSVLDFKILERLREKESGVYSPRVSLSYDDIPKSTYSISVSFSCAPANVDKLIAAAEDEIATLKKNGATADDLVKFKATQNRQYELALRENGYWLQYLQKAYTDNGKPLDVLSYLDNLKTVNNESTKQSANKYLNPNNQKQFILLPEKK; translated from the coding sequence ATGGTGAAATATTCATACATAACCATTGCGGCCTTAACATTGGCTGTTTCCGCTTGTACTCCAAAGGTTAAGGTGGAAAGTCCGCAAGCAGTTCAGCAAACGCTTTCCAAAGCTATTCCAACAGATAGTAATGTAGTAATAGGAAAATTGTCTAATGGACTTACCTATTATATCAGAAAAAATACTGAACCGAAAAACAGGGCTGAACTTTATTTGGTAAATAAAATAGGTTCTATTGTTGAGGATGATGATCAGCTAGGTCTGGCTCATTTTACGGAGCATATGGCGTTTAATGGAACAAGAGATTTCCCGAAAAACGAATTGATTAATTATTTGCAAAAGGCCGGAGTTCGATTTGGAGCTGATCTAAATGCTTATACCGGATTTGACCAGACGGTTTATCAATTGCCTTTGCCAACGGACAGCGCCAATTTGTTTAAGAAAGGTTTTGATATTTTATCCAACTGGGCGGGCTTCGTAACTTTTGATGATTTCGAAATAGATCAGGAAAGAGGAGTAATCATTGAAGAAGACAGACAGCGCGGTAAAAATGCTCAGGAAAGAATGACGAAACAAATTCTACCCGTATTGTTGGCGAATTCCAGATATGCAGAAAGATTACCGATAGGAAAGGTAGATATCTTAAAGAGCTTTAAGTATGAGGCTATCAAACGTTTTTATAAGGATTGGTACAGACCAGATTTACAGGCGGTGATAGCTGTAGGAGACTTTGATATTGCCGAAGTTGAGCAATTGATAAAAGAGAATTTCTCTGAACTTAAAAATCCAGAGAATGCGCGGAACAGAGAGGCCTATGGCTTACCGGGAAATAAGGAGCCTCTGGTTAAAATTGTTACCGATCCCGAGTATCCTTATAATGTCGCTTCGGTTACTTATAAACATCAGGAGGTTGTTGAGAAAACAGAGGCTGATCTTTTATTGAAAATGGAAACAGGTCTGATTAATGAGATGTTGTCCAACAGATTAAATGAAATTCTTCAAAAAGGAAATGCGCCATTTGTTTTTGCACAGAGTTCATACGGTGCTTTTCAGGGCGGCTTAGCCAATGCAGATGCCTTTAGTAGTTTCGTTGTTGCAAAGGACGGGACAGGTTTAAAAAATGCGACAGAAGCTGTGCTGGCAGAAAATATCCGCATGAAAAAATTCGGATTTACAGAAACCGAACTTACAAGAGCTAAAACAAACTTGTTAACTGCAATAGAAAAGCAATATAAAGAGAAAGATAAAACACAGTCGTCTGTTTATGTAGATGCATATACGGAGAATTTTTTGAAGGGTCAGGCTATTCCAAGTATAGACTTTGTTTTCAGTTTTTATAAAGCCAATATGGACCAGATAACATTGAATAATGTAAATAAACTGGCCGCAGGGATGGTGACTGATGAAAATATGATTGCTATCATTCAGGCGCCGGACAAAGAGAAAGCAAACTTACCAACTGATGCTGAGTTTCTATCCTGGATAAAAAATGCAGGGACAAATGTTACCGCCTATGTTGATGAAGTAATCGACCAACCTTTAATGGCCAACAAACCAGCTGCCGGACAAATAATTTCTGAAAAGAAAGTTGTAGAAATTGGCGTTACTGAGCTTAATTTATCTAATGGAATAAAAGTTGTCCTGAAACCGACAGACTTTAAAAATGATCAGATTTTATTCACAGCATCTAAAAACGGAGGATCTTCGTTAGCTTCTGATGCAGATTTCCGTTCAGCAGAAATGGCAGATGGTTTAGTTGACGCGTCTGGTATTGCAAATTTTGATCCTGTACAATTAGGTAAATTACTCACCGGAAAATCTTTATCGGTAACACCATTTATCTCAAATTACAAAGAAGGAATAAAGGGATCTTCATCACCTAAAGATATAGAAACTACATTTCAGCTGATCTATTTGTATTTTACACAGCCAAGAAAAGATGTAAATATCTTCAATACGCAAATAGAGGAAACGAAAGCAGTTTTGGCTAACCGCTCTTCTAATCCGACTTCAGTATATCAGGATACTATCTCCGCTGTTCTGAATAATTACCACAAAAGGGCAAATGTTGTTACAGAGGGCGAGCTTAAAAATATTAGTTTAGACAAGGCTCTGGATTTTTATAAGCAACTGTTCTCTAACGCAGCAGACTTTACCTTCACCTTTGTTGGAAATTTCGACGAAGCAGAGATGAAAGAGTTACTGAAAACCTATATTGCCAGTTTACCAGCAAAACCTGCTGAAAAATCAAATTACAAAGATTTAGGCTTTTATCCTGCCAAAGGGAAATTAGTTAAAAAGGTTTATAAAGGATTAGAAGATAAAGCCTCGGTTTTATTGGTATATCATGGCGATTATGAATACAGTAGGGAAGCAAATATGCAATTGAATGCATTGAAATCAGTTTTAGATTTCAAGATTTTGGAAAGACTAAGAGAGAAAGAAAGTGGTGTTTATAGTCCAAGAGTTTCTTTGTCATACGATGATATTCCTAAATCAACATATAGTATTTCTGTTTCTTTTAGCTGTGCGCCTGCTAATGTAGATAAATTGATTGCGGCAGCCGAGGATGAAATTGCTACGCTTAAGAAAAACGGTGCAACTGCTGATGATTTAGTGAAATTTAAAGCAACTCAAAACAGACAATACGAGCTGGCTTTAAGGGAAAATGGTTATTGGTTGCAGTATTTACAAAAAGCTTATACCGATAATGGTAAGCCATTGGATGTATTGAGTTATCTAGATAACCTGAAGACGGTTAATAACGAATCGACCAAACAGTCCGCAAATAAATATTTGAATCCAAATAATCAAAAGCAGTTTATCTTGCTGCCAGAGAAGAAATAG
- a CDS encoding beta-galactosidase, protein MKALLMVIMLSAMQVLSACKKNAEGSKDDNGGTTTENKYDILNINEIAIGLWVTPPANNQTSDEYKRIKDCGINFVNGFYHYENSNSRILNVLDHCQTHGLKYFANRATVTDDIKKYAQNPDAALLTKFTNGIKPYANHPAFVGELLMDEPGKPLFNAVEAFASALKKTYPDKLWHVNLLPSYATGGIQTSSYADYINSWMQTMSPHYLSYDSYPLLTDGTIAKDYYSNLDFIRAKSRFKEIPFWTFVQTLSISGTPGVPDKREPSEADIRWQVWSNLAFGAKGIQYFCYWSPGSGSENFGEALIGLNGEKTVRYDYVKKLNSDINAIGKILLNCHAEGVIQTAVKPYNMYEPLSEFGEVVAVSGDDNVVGCFKSKEGKNKVLITTLNPDKAANVTLSLKNTVGKVKVWRNNVSTEEVPANNKLNFSIKAGDAVFVEF, encoded by the coding sequence ATGAAGGCTTTATTAATGGTAATCATGTTAAGTGCGATGCAGGTTCTTTCTGCATGTAAAAAAAATGCTGAAGGATCTAAAGATGATAACGGCGGCACAACAACAGAGAACAAGTATGATATCTTAAATATTAACGAAATAGCGATAGGCTTATGGGTTACCCCCCCTGCCAATAATCAGACTAGTGACGAATATAAAAGGATAAAGGATTGCGGGATAAATTTTGTAAATGGTTTTTATCATTACGAAAACAGCAACAGTAGAATTTTAAATGTGTTAGACCATTGTCAAACTCATGGACTAAAATATTTCGCTAATAGAGCAACCGTTACTGATGATATAAAAAAATATGCTCAAAATCCAGACGCGGCTTTATTAACAAAATTTACAAATGGAATAAAGCCCTATGCTAATCATCCCGCTTTTGTAGGAGAACTATTAATGGATGAGCCAGGAAAACCGCTTTTTAATGCTGTTGAAGCATTTGCTTCCGCCTTAAAGAAAACTTATCCTGATAAACTTTGGCATGTTAATTTACTCCCATCTTATGCAACCGGCGGAATTCAAACATCCAGTTATGCAGACTATATCAACTCATGGATGCAGACAATGTCTCCACATTATTTGTCTTATGATAGCTATCCTTTATTAACAGACGGTACAATAGCCAAAGACTATTATTCTAATTTGGATTTTATCAGAGCAAAATCAAGATTCAAGGAAATTCCTTTTTGGACATTTGTTCAAACCCTGTCTATCTCAGGAACGCCAGGAGTACCGGATAAGAGAGAGCCAAGCGAAGCAGATATCCGTTGGCAGGTATGGTCAAATCTCGCTTTTGGAGCCAAAGGAATACAATATTTTTGTTATTGGTCACCCGGTAGCGGTAGTGAAAATTTTGGAGAAGCTTTGATTGGTTTAAACGGAGAAAAAACAGTTCGTTATGATTATGTAAAGAAATTGAATTCGGATATCAATGCCATTGGAAAAATCTTGCTGAACTGTCATGCAGAGGGTGTAATCCAAACAGCTGTTAAGCCATATAATATGTATGAGCCTTTATCTGAATTTGGGGAAGTTGTTGCGGTATCTGGCGACGATAATGTTGTTGGCTGTTTTAAATCCAAAGAAGGAAAGAATAAAGTTTTAATAACGACATTAAATCCAGACAAAGCGGCAAATGTAACACTGTCTCTTAAAAATACGGTTGGTAAAGTAAAGGTTTGGAGAAATAATGTATCAACAGAAGAGGTGCCTGCTAACAATAAACTTAATTTTTCAATAAAAGCAGGAGATGCGGTTTTTGTAGAGTTTTAG